One part of the Chromatiales bacterium genome encodes these proteins:
- the mqo gene encoding malate dehydrogenase (quinone), whose amino-acid sequence MNLTTDVLLIGAGAMSSTLASMLKQLDPAITITMVERLGTPLQESSAGWNNAGTGHAAYCELNYTPAQEDGRIDIHRAFGINARYEVSLQYWSHLVKLGALPAPENFINPVPHVSFVWGEANVEFLRRRHQSLRKHPMFEPMEFSEDPEVLLKWMPLIMKGRKPDQKVAATRVAHGTDVNFAAVSRGMIRHLNSLDGFDLLLNTSAINLKQGKDKRWTVTLRHESNSEISTVDAGFVFIGAGGGTLPLLQKAGIPEARGYGGFPVSGQWLVCKNPKIVEQHMAKVYGKAAAGAPPMSVPHLDTRFIDGEKALLFGPFAGFTTRFLKYGSAWDLFKSIRFNNLMPMVYVGRNNFDLIRYLIREISQTHGSRMEALRQYYPLAHDTDWAFATAGQRVQIIKRDREKGGRLEFGTEVIHSADRTLAALLGASPGASILVPIILEIIEKCFAERLASEEWQIKIRQIIPSYGISIVSNKELFLSIRDDTVTTLKLDRLAELPVLHSLHAYRENEDFGMDRRKKADLGPA is encoded by the coding sequence ATGAACCTGACTACGGATGTCCTGCTGATCGGTGCTGGGGCCATGAGCTCCACTCTCGCGTCCATGCTCAAGCAGCTGGACCCCGCCATTACGATCACAATGGTCGAGCGGCTCGGTACGCCGTTGCAGGAAAGCAGCGCAGGCTGGAATAACGCCGGTACCGGCCATGCCGCGTACTGTGAGCTGAACTACACCCCCGCGCAGGAAGACGGCCGCATCGATATCCATCGGGCATTCGGTATCAATGCCCGTTACGAGGTCAGCCTTCAGTACTGGTCACATCTGGTCAAGCTCGGCGCCTTGCCGGCTCCGGAAAACTTCATCAATCCGGTGCCACACGTCAGTTTCGTGTGGGGGGAGGCCAACGTGGAGTTTCTTCGAAGGCGGCATCAGTCGCTCAGAAAGCACCCGATGTTTGAGCCGATGGAGTTCAGCGAAGATCCCGAAGTGCTGCTCAAGTGGATGCCGCTGATCATGAAAGGGCGCAAGCCGGATCAGAAAGTGGCCGCTACCCGAGTTGCGCATGGCACGGATGTGAATTTCGCGGCGGTGAGTCGCGGAATGATTCGCCACCTGAACTCGTTGGATGGGTTTGATCTGCTGCTGAATACCTCGGCGATCAACCTGAAACAGGGAAAGGACAAACGTTGGACGGTGACCCTTCGACACGAGTCAAACTCGGAGATCAGCACCGTCGATGCCGGTTTTGTATTCATCGGCGCAGGCGGTGGCACGCTTCCACTGTTGCAGAAGGCGGGCATTCCCGAAGCCAGGGGTTATGGCGGCTTCCCGGTTAGCGGTCAGTGGTTGGTCTGCAAGAACCCGAAAATCGTTGAACAACACATGGCCAAGGTGTACGGCAAGGCCGCTGCCGGCGCTCCGCCCATGTCGGTGCCTCATCTCGATACGCGTTTTATTGATGGCGAAAAGGCACTGCTGTTCGGGCCTTTTGCCGGTTTTACCACGAGATTTCTCAAGTACGGATCGGCTTGGGATCTTTTCAAGTCCATCCGGTTCAACAACCTGATGCCGATGGTCTACGTCGGTCGGAACAACTTTGATCTGATCAGGTACCTGATCAGGGAAATCAGCCAGACCCACGGCTCTCGCATGGAGGCGCTGCGGCAGTATTACCCGCTTGCCCACGATACCGACTGGGCGTTTGCCACTGCCGGGCAACGCGTGCAGATCATCAAAAGGGATCGGGAAAAAGGCGGCAGACTCGAATTTGGCACCGAGGTCATCCACAGCGCGGACCGAACTTTGGCCGCATTGCTTGGTGCCTCGCCCGGCGCCTCCATCCTGGTGCCGATCATCCTTGAGATTATAGAGAAGTGCTTCGCGGAAAGACTGGCGAGCGAGGAATGGCAAATCAAGATACGACAGATCATTCCGTCCTATGGAATCTCGATCGTTTCGAACAAGGAGCTTTTTCTCTCGATTCGTGACGATACGGTGACCACCCTGAAGCTGGACAGGCTGGCGGAGTTGCCGGTGCTGCACAGCCTGCATGCCTACAGGGAGAACGAGGATTTTGGTATGGACCGGCGCAAGAAGGCCGATCTCGGTCCAGCCTGA
- a CDS encoding SufE family protein: MTMAELTQIIETFEFLDDWDDRYAYITELGEQLPDMPAAEMVDANLVHGCMSKVWVTARLSETASGTVEFHATSDTSIIKGLVAILLSIFADKTPEQVQNADVDKLFKRLGIFDHLSPNRHFGVYAMEQKFKTLAEGLQ; the protein is encoded by the coding sequence ATGACCATGGCTGAACTGACGCAGATCATCGAAACCTTCGAGTTCCTGGACGACTGGGACGACCGCTATGCCTACATCACGGAGCTTGGCGAACAACTGCCGGACATGCCGGCCGCGGAAATGGTCGATGCGAACCTGGTGCACGGGTGCATGAGCAAGGTCTGGGTCACGGCGCGTTTGAGCGAAACCGCGTCCGGCACCGTGGAGTTTCACGCGACCAGCGACACCTCCATCATCAAGGGGCTGGTCGCGATCCTGCTGTCGATCTTTGCCGACAAGACGCCGGAACAGGTACAGAACGCCGACGTCGACAAGCTGTTCAAACGGCTCGGCATTTTCGATCACCTGAGCCCGAACCGGCACTTCGGCGTCTATGCCATGGAGCAGAAGTTCAAGACGCTCGCTGAAGGACTTCAGTAA
- a CDS encoding 6-carboxytetrahydropterin synthase: MPALFVRNLTVIDSARLDPETGLTGDSWIVDLRLDGQLDPGGMLVDFGELKTKLKREIDSALDHKLLVPLAAAGVAHASRGGVAEIALETTLGRLRYRAPDEAVRTFAATDINGAALVRAIETIARAHLPARVSGVHAELRHEPAGPPLYRYTHGLKHHTGNCQRMGHGHRASVAINVDGVASPELQQTWCKHLDGCFIGTRAHLVSPAGAAIYRFEYTAAQGRFELELPAARCYLIDGQSTVEHIAEHIAERVAHEHPGRHIRVTAFEGVGKGAIAET; the protein is encoded by the coding sequence GTGCCCGCGCTTTTCGTCCGCAACCTGACCGTGATCGATTCCGCGCGCCTGGACCCCGAAACGGGGCTCACGGGCGACAGCTGGATCGTCGACCTTCGACTCGACGGGCAACTCGACCCGGGCGGCATGCTGGTCGATTTCGGCGAGCTCAAGACGAAGCTCAAGCGCGAGATCGACTCTGCCCTGGATCACAAGCTGCTGGTGCCGCTGGCCGCGGCCGGCGTAGCCCACGCCTCGCGGGGCGGAGTCGCGGAGATTGCCCTGGAAACCACGCTCGGCAGGCTGCGTTATCGCGCACCGGACGAAGCGGTCCGCACCTTTGCAGCCACCGACATCAACGGAGCTGCGCTGGTGCGCGCAATCGAGACCATCGCCCGCGCACATCTGCCCGCAAGGGTCAGTGGCGTTCATGCCGAACTCCGTCATGAGCCTGCCGGCCCCCCGCTGTACCGCTACACCCACGGACTCAAACACCACACCGGCAACTGCCAGCGCATGGGGCACGGACATCGCGCCAGTGTCGCGATCAATGTCGACGGCGTCGCCAGCCCGGAACTACAGCAGACCTGGTGCAAACACCTGGATGGCTGCTTCATCGGCACCCGTGCACACCTTGTTTCGCCGGCAGGCGCCGCCATCTACCGGTTCGAGTACACCGCCGCGCAGGGGCGTTTCGAGCTGGAACTGCCGGCCGCCCGCTGTTACCTGATTGACGGCCAGTCGACCGTCGAGCACATCGCTGAACACATCGCGGAACGCGTCGCGCACGAACATCCCGGCCGGCACATACGCGTGACGGCATTCGAAGGCGTTGGCAAGGGTGCGATCGCAGAAACCTGA